A stretch of Myroides oncorhynchi DNA encodes these proteins:
- a CDS encoding TolC family protein: MFKNTLVTVLCALSLGTFAQDGNKKTLILSKESAEAMFLEQNLDLIAKNLEISQAEAQLLQARLWPNPTFEVSEVNFWRTSDIEEQPKLVGNWGEAQQYAFRVEQMIQTGGKRKKTIELQKLTIEEKRQEFESIIRELKLELRNNLSDIQMLQEQRKIYEKQIESTQSLTLAYKNQLQQGNISQAQYIRLKAAELQFKKELVNINKELEEAIKDFKNYISIGNNTQVEITDLLIAPNKEVSELKLEDWIISAQEERPDALKSKTLEKQSVKRFEIEKAQRVPDITLGVDYDRGGNIMRDFVGFGISFDLPIFDRNKGNIKEAKIDIELAKLDTQTKLNEIANDIVEAFRNYHHAEALYKDIESDYEGQLDQLLDAYHRNFQKRNVSLIEYLDFVEAYIENKTILLETKKDLNDHFEKLQYAVGKDL, from the coding sequence ATGTTTAAAAATACTTTAGTAACCGTTTTATGTGCCTTAAGTCTGGGAACTTTTGCTCAGGATGGCAACAAGAAAACACTAATACTATCAAAGGAAAGTGCTGAAGCAATGTTCTTAGAGCAGAATTTAGACCTGATTGCTAAGAATCTCGAGATATCACAAGCTGAAGCTCAGTTACTGCAAGCTCGTTTATGGCCCAACCCTACTTTTGAAGTTTCGGAAGTAAACTTCTGGCGAACTTCTGATATAGAAGAACAACCAAAACTAGTAGGAAACTGGGGTGAAGCACAGCAGTATGCCTTCAGAGTGGAGCAAATGATTCAAACAGGAGGTAAACGCAAAAAGACGATTGAGTTACAAAAGCTAACTATAGAAGAGAAAAGACAAGAGTTTGAAAGTATTATTAGAGAGCTTAAACTAGAGTTGAGAAATAACCTTTCTGATATTCAAATGCTTCAAGAGCAACGTAAGATATATGAGAAACAGATAGAAAGTACTCAGAGCCTTACATTGGCATATAAAAACCAGTTACAACAAGGGAATATTAGCCAAGCCCAGTATATCAGACTAAAAGCTGCAGAACTTCAGTTTAAAAAAGAGTTGGTTAACATCAACAAAGAACTAGAAGAAGCTATCAAAGACTTTAAGAATTATATCAGTATAGGCAATAATACACAAGTAGAAATAACTGATTTGCTAATCGCTCCCAATAAGGAGGTATCTGAATTAAAATTAGAGGACTGGATTATCTCAGCACAAGAAGAAAGACCAGATGCTTTAAAAAGCAAGACGCTAGAGAAACAGTCAGTAAAGCGATTCGAAATCGAGAAAGCACAACGAGTACCTGATATTACACTAGGTGTAGACTATGACAGAGGAGGGAATATAATGCGTGATTTCGTTGGTTTTGGAATTTCCTTTGACTTGCCAATATTCGATAGAAATAAAGGAAATATCAAAGAAGCAAAAATAGACATTGAATTAGCTAAACTAGATACACAAACCAAGCTAAATGAAATAGCTAATGATATCGTAGAGGCATTTAGAAACTATCACCACGCAGAGGCTTTATATAAAGATATTGAAAGTGATTATGAAGGGCAATTAGATCAGTTGCTTGACGCTTATCACAGGAACTTTCAAAAGAGAAATGTTAGCTTAATCGAGTACTTAGACTTTGTAGAGGCCTATATTGAGAATAAGACTATCCTATTAGAAACTAAGAAAGATCTAAATGATCACTTCGAGAAACTACAGTATGCTGTAGGGAAAGATTTATAA
- a CDS encoding efflux RND transporter periplasmic adaptor subunit, which produces MTKYSILTLALFNIALVSCNKGSQNTEETTPTQECLSEAMKNTLKMEKVTLRSVERSLTLNGYIDYNQDKTVPYNSLVDGLVSNTYFSLGDYVTKGQLLAEIKSTDTNEIYSELKSTEAELKVALRELESVESMYKDGISSQKELVEAQEDVKTLKSKVTASKSSLAIFNSHGESGVVKVVAPQSGYIVTKSISTGMTVNAGDEPLFTIADLSDVWIMANVYTTNMRHIQPNQGVQVSTLAYPDEYFAGKVTKVSQVFDAEERVLKAQISMVNKEMKLKPGMSADIIIQLETNDGKSLAIPNTAIIFDNNQNYVVVYKNDCEQEIRKITPVSKNNIYTYVADGVKENEMVVTTNELLIYEQLTNKL; this is translated from the coding sequence ATGACAAAATATTCTATACTTACATTAGCCTTATTCAATATAGCCTTAGTTAGCTGTAATAAGGGAAGTCAAAATACTGAAGAGACAACTCCTACTCAAGAGTGTCTTTCTGAAGCGATGAAAAACACGCTTAAGATGGAAAAAGTAACGCTTAGATCTGTAGAGCGTAGCTTAACGTTAAATGGATATATTGATTATAACCAAGATAAGACTGTTCCTTATAACAGTTTAGTAGATGGATTAGTATCTAATACATACTTCTCATTAGGAGACTATGTTACGAAAGGTCAGTTATTAGCTGAAATCAAAAGTACAGATACTAATGAGATATACAGCGAACTCAAATCTACTGAAGCAGAACTAAAAGTAGCCCTTAGAGAATTAGAGTCTGTAGAGTCTATGTATAAAGATGGTATCTCTTCTCAAAAAGAATTAGTAGAGGCACAAGAAGATGTAAAAACTTTAAAGAGTAAAGTAACTGCTTCTAAAAGTAGTTTAGCCATATTTAATAGTCATGGTGAATCTGGGGTAGTTAAAGTAGTCGCTCCACAGTCTGGATATATCGTGACAAAAAGTATTAGTACAGGTATGACTGTAAATGCAGGTGATGAACCCCTATTCACGATAGCGGATCTATCTGATGTATGGATTATGGCTAATGTATATACAACGAATATGCGCCATATACAACCTAATCAAGGTGTACAGGTCTCTACCCTAGCTTATCCTGATGAATATTTCGCAGGAAAAGTAACTAAAGTATCACAAGTGTTTGATGCAGAAGAGCGCGTGCTTAAAGCACAAATCTCTATGGTAAACAAGGAAATGAAATTAAAGCCAGGTATGTCTGCTGATATCATCATTCAGTTAGAAACTAATGATGGCAAATCATTAGCGATTCCTAATACAGCAATCATCTTTGACAATAATCAGAACTATGTGGTAGTCTATAAGAATGACTGTGAACAAGAAATTAGAAAGATTACACCAGTATCTAAAAACAATATCTATACATATGTAGCTGATGGAGTAAAAGAAAATGAGATGGTCGTTACTACAAATGAATTACTAATCTATGAGCAATTAACTAACAAATTGTAA